GTTATTGCTTCCTCATTTTTCGTCCATCAGCACAAAGGCACCATCAGCGCATTGCGTCGGGTGGTTGAACCTCTCGGCTTTCTGATTGAGGTGCGCGAGTGGTGGCAACTTGACGAGGAGCCAGGCACATTCCGCCTCGTCGTTGGCGTACTGGATAGCGGTATCACCGAAGAAATGTATCGGGAACTTGAGCGCCTGATTGATGATGCCAAACCGGCAAGTCGCCACCTGACTGGGTTGGCTATCAGCCTGAGTTCGACCGGGGAACTGTATGTCGGTTCAGCATGCTACCACGGCGACGCGCTGACCGTTTACCCATACACTCCGGAAAAAATTACCGTCGGCGGTGAATGTTACCCGGCCGCAGCCATCAATTTGATTGATAACATGAGAGTGAACGTATGACCGCGAAATATTTTGCCAT
The sequence above is drawn from the Serratia symbiotica genome and encodes:
- a CDS encoding phage tail protein I, with product MNDRLLPVGSTSLEVAAAAALSEIERVPVPLRTLWNWRTCPVNLLPYLAWALSVDRWDERWTEATKRSVIASSFFVHQHKGTISALRRVVEPLGFLIEVREWWQLDEEPGTFRLVVGVLDSGITEEMYRELERLIDDAKPASRHLTGLAISLSSTGELYVGSACYHGDALTVYPYTPEKITVGGECYPAAAINLIDNMRVNV